A portion of the Nitrososphaerales archaeon genome contains these proteins:
- a CDS encoding class II aldolase/adducin family protein, which produces MVLLPLGMRNTQKLLRDLCRRMKRLAEKGWFPGSSGNFSIFIKEEGLIYIKRTGSRISDIDLDDLVALNLEGSKVRGTGIPSKEYRFHLGIYKLRDELCAIIHGHPPYSTALALANCEMPMVTGPAKAYLKKVPLVEYAPSGSEELAHYVIEAFKDRDVKAALLKDHGVVCVGQSLDDLLNVAEFLEDNARVFLTLSLINRLLKG; this is translated from the coding sequence ATGGTATTATTACCTTTAGGTATGCGAAATACTCAAAAGTTGTTAAGAGATCTTTGCAGAAGGATGAAGAGATTGGCGGAAAAAGGCTGGTTCCCCGGAAGTAGTGGGAACTTCAGCATCTTCATAAAGGAAGAGGGTCTAATTTATATTAAGAGGACGGGGAGTCGAATAAGTGATATAGATTTAGATGATCTTGTAGCGCTAAATCTTGAAGGGAGTAAGGTTAGGGGGACGGGTATACCATCCAAGGAATATCGTTTTCATTTAGGCATATATAAATTGAGAGATGAATTATGTGCGATCATTCATGGCCATCCTCCCTACTCAACAGCCTTGGCTTTAGCGAATTGTGAAATGCCCATGGTTACGGGGCCTGCAAAGGCCTATTTGAAGAAGGTCCCTCTGGTGGAGTATGCACCTTCGGGTAGTGAAGAATTGGCACATTACGTGATCGAGGCTTTTAAGGATCGAGATGTCAAAGCTGCGCTATTGAAGGATCATGGTGTAGTATGTGTTGGGCAGAGTTTGGACGATCTGTTAAATGTAGCGGAATTTTTAGAGGATAATGCGAGAGTTTTCTTAACGTTGAGTCTGATAAATCGCCTCTTAAAGGGTTGA
- the gap gene encoding type I glyceraldehyde-3-phosphate dehydrogenase produces the protein MSKVNVGINGFGRIGRGFFRAAVEDKEFLERFSIIAVNDITDAKTLAYLLKYDSVFRTFKGYVSAQDQNIIVNDMTIKVLSEKDPSRLPWKDLGVDVVMEATGLFTDRASAKKHLDAGAKKVVITAPAEDPDVTIVMGVNEKKYDHEKHHIISMASCTTNCLAPVVKVLNEHFGIESGFMTTCHAYTNDQRVLDLPHRDLRRARAAALSIIPTTTGAARAIGLVVPEVAGKMDGIALRVPVPNGSVNDIVVKLKREVTRDEVNKVLKAAAEGELKGILQYIEDPIVSSDIIGNPHSSIIDGLSTMVLGGKGSFVKILAWYDNEWGFSCRLVDLLKYMYRRA, from the coding sequence ATGAGTAAAGTCAATGTTGGGATTAATGGTTTTGGTAGGATCGGTAGAGGCTTCTTTCGGGCTGCGGTCGAAGATAAAGAGTTTTTAGAAAGATTTTCGATAATCGCTGTGAATGATATAACCGATGCAAAGACGTTGGCCTATCTATTGAAGTACGATTCTGTATTTAGAACCTTTAAAGGGTACGTAAGTGCTCAGGATCAAAACATAATAGTAAATGATATGACGATCAAAGTTCTATCGGAGAAGGATCCATCAAGGTTACCATGGAAGGATTTGGGAGTGGATGTCGTGATGGAGGCTACCGGGCTCTTTACAGATAGGGCCTCTGCTAAAAAGCACTTGGATGCTGGGGCGAAGAAAGTAGTTATAACGGCGCCTGCTGAAGATCCCGATGTGACTATCGTCATGGGCGTTAACGAGAAGAAATACGATCATGAAAAGCACCATATAATCTCCATGGCATCTTGTACCACCAACTGTCTAGCACCCGTGGTAAAGGTATTGAATGAACATTTCGGTATTGAGAGTGGATTTATGACTACATGCCACGCCTATACGAATGACCAAAGGGTTCTCGATCTACCACATCGAGATTTAAGAAGGGCGAGGGCTGCCGCGCTATCGATCATCCCTACCACGACCGGTGCTGCTAGAGCTATCGGGCTCGTAGTTCCAGAGGTCGCGGGGAAGATGGATGGGATAGCTTTGAGGGTCCCAGTCCCCAATGGATCGGTAAATGATATTGTAGTTAAGTTAAAAAGAGAGGTTACGAGAGACGAGGTAAATAAAGTTCTCAAGGCTGCGGCTGAAGGGGAATTGAAGGGGATCTTACAGTATATCGAAGATCCTATAGTATCCTCAGATATTATAGGCAATCCACACTCTTCTATAATCGATGGTTTGAGTACCATGGTTTTGGGTGGTAAAGGGAGCTTCGTGAAGATATTGGCGTGGTACGATAATGAATGGGGCTTCTCCTGCCGATTGGTCGACCTATTGAAATATATGTATAGGAGAGCTTAA